One Candidatus Zixiibacteriota bacterium genomic window carries:
- a CDS encoding HypC/HybG/HupF family hydrogenase formation chaperone, whose product MCLAIPGKVIEIFDEDGLTMGRIDYAGTVRTACLDSVPEVRVGQYVLVHAGFALNVLDEDEARRTLDLFDEIARQNAEEGLDPFGEPLPPEAP is encoded by the coding sequence ATGTGTCTCGCCATTCCCGGAAAAGTGATTGAGATTTTCGATGAAGACGGCCTGACGATGGGCCGGATCGACTACGCCGGGACGGTGCGCACCGCCTGTCTCGATTCGGTGCCCGAGGTGCGGGTGGGGCAGTACGTGCTCGTCCATGCCGGCTTCGCCCTCAACGTGCTCGACGAAGACGAGGCGCGCCGGACGCTCGATCTCTTCGATGAGATCGCCCGGCAGAACGCCGAGGAGGGGCTCGATCCGTTCGGGGAGCCCCTGCCGCCGGAGGCGCCGTGA